The DNA region CTTCACATTTGACGGTCATAACAAGTTATCAAGACAAGTTATTGCACAAGAGATTTCCAAGATTTTGAGGCGAAATTTGAGCATCGGTGTGGCAATTGTGCGATCGCCTTGAAAACCGAATTAATAATTTCCAGCAATTTTGATAACTTTGACAACGTATTGATAGTTAATGTAGTCTACAATAGACTTAAACAATATTTTTGTTGTTTAAGTAGCCAAATTTCACATAGTTCTCTTCAGCGCATAGCTTGATTTATCTAGGTCTGAGAGTCTTTAAACCCATAGTCAAAAATTGTTTATTTAACAAACAATCAATGAGCGAAACAATCTTATCAGTACGCAATTTAACCGCCAACGTAGATGGTACACCTATCCTCAAGGGTGTAAATCTAGAGATCGAAGCTGGAGAAGTCCACGCTATTATGGGGCGTAACGGCTCAGGAAAGAGTACCCTAGCCAAAATTATTGCTGGCCACCCAGACTATGAAGTCACTGGAGGGGAGATTATTTATCAGGGTAAAAACATTATCGAGCAAGAACCTAATGAAAGGGCTAATGACGGTATATTTTTAGGTTTTCAGTATCCCTTAGCAATTCCTGGAGTCAGTAATTTAGACTTTATGCGAGTTGCTTACAACGCCAAGCGTAAACATCAAGGGCTAGAAGAAATCGATACCTTTGATTTTGAAGATTTGATTGAAGAGAAGCTAGAAGTAGTCAAAATGAAGTCAAGCTTTTTAGACAGAAGCCTCAACGAAGGTTTTTCTGGTGGTGAGAAAAAGCGTAACGAAATTCTCCAGATGGCATTGCTTGACCCTACTTTAACCATTTTAGATGAGATTGATTCAGGCTTAGATATTGATGCGCTGAGAATTGTTTCTGATGGCGTAAATCAACTAAAAACTGCTGACAAAGCTTATTTACTAATTACTCACTATCAACGCCTGCTAAACTATATCGAACCAGATTTTATCCACGTGATGCAGGAGGGCAAAATTATTACCAGTGGCGGTAAAGAACTTGCTTTAGAATTAGAATCTCGCGGTTATGACTTTTTGGATGATAAATCTGCGGCGGGGGTAGGAATATAATGGCGGTACAAATTCCTTTTGCAACTATTTCTAAGGTTCATCAAGATACTGTAGTAGAAGATATTTTCTTCACAGGTTTACTCCAGCAATGCCAGGTAAATAAATCAGAATTTCAATGGTTACAAGATATTCGTCAAGAGTCGAAAAGCTGGTTGTCTCAATTATCAGTGCCTACTCGCAAGGATGAAGACTGGCGTTTTATCGATCTATCGTCTCTGACAACAGCCAAATTTGTTACGGCTGAGAATGTTAAGGCGATCTGTGAATCGCTCCCTGAAGCAAAAGATAGCCGTTTAGTATTTGTCAACGGGTTTTATAGTCAACAACTGTCTGATTTATCTGGATTACCTCCAGAGGTTTTTGTCGGTAGCTTAAATAATTTACCTCCAGAATATAATGCAGCCGAATATTTTGCTCGACAGTCTGGAGCGGATGCTTTTACTGCTTTGAATACCGCAGGTGGTAGAGATATTGCGGTAGTTTGGGCAAATAAAAATGTAGTGATAGAAACTCCCATACAGCTAATTTTTATTGCTGATGGTGAATTAGAGACTAACTTTACTCAACCTCGCACCTTAGTAGTAGGAGAAACAGGATCTAGTATTTCTTTAGTAGAAGAATATATCGGTACAGGAAAATACTTTACCAACGCCGTTACCGAAGTCTTTGTCAAAAGTAACGCCAGAGTAAATCATACCCGCCTACAGCAGGAATCTGAAGCTAGCTATCATATTGGGAAAACCGCCATTTCTCAGGAGAGAGATAGTCACTATACTATTGGTGAGATTAATTTAGGGGCAAAGCTCTCGCGTCATAATCCTGAGGTATGGCAGCGGGGTGAGCAAACGGAAACTAATCTTAATGGTTTAACGGTAGCTACGCGAGAACAAACATCTGATACTCATAGTATTATCGCTCTGACTAAACCTCATGGCACGACGGATCAGCTGCATAAATGTATTGTAGGCGATCGCGCTCACGCAGTTTTTAACGGCAAGGTATTTGTCCCCAAAGAAGCCCAACTTACTAATGCGACTCAGTTAAATCGCAATTTATTACTTGCTCCCAAAGCTAGAGTAGATACTAAACCAGAACTACAGATCACTGCTGATAACGTTAAGTGCGCTCATGGGGCGACGGTAAGCCAGTTAGAAGCAGAAGAAATTTTTTATCTTCGCAGTCGTGGTTTGAGCGAAGCTGATGCCAACCAGCTATTAATCGATGCTTTTGCGGCTGAGATCATCGATCGCATTCCTCTAAAATCTTTGAGAACCAGAATTACCCAGACTATCGAGCAGAAAGTAAAGCATTAACGAGTAATCAATAATATGACTTTTACCCAATCAAAAACTTTAGGCGATCGCGTTAGAAGCGATTTTCCGATTCTACATCAAAAGGTTAACGATAATCCCTTAATTTACTTTGATAGTGCTGCTTCTTCTCAAAAACCTCAGGCGGTGCTAGATGTGCTGCAACATTATTACCAGAGAGATAATGCTAACGTTCACCGTGGCGCACATACTCTTAGTGGCAGGGCTACCGATGCTTATGAAGGCGCGAGGAATAAAGTGGCGCAGTTTATTAATGCTGCTTCGCGAGAGGAAATTATCTTTACTCGCAACGCTAGTGAAGCGATCAACCTGGTGGCATACAGCTGGGGTTTAGCTAACCTCAACCCAGGGGATGAAATCATTCTTTCGGTAATGGAACATCACAGCAACATTGTTCCTTGGCAGCTTATTGCACAAAAGACTGGTGCAGTAATTAAATATGTTGAACTAACTTCTACTGAAGAGTTTGATTTTGAACAGTACAAGTCTTTATTGTCTAACAAAACCAAGCTAGTATCTATCGTTCATGTTTCCAACACGCTTGGGGCAATTAACCCGGTGGCAGAGATTACGCAAGAAGCTCATCAATACGGTGCAAAAGTACTAATTGATGCTTGTCAGAGTGTTCCCCATATGCCGATTGATGTTCGGGCAATTGACTGTGATTGGTTAGTAGCTTCAGGACACAAAATGTGCGCGACTACAGGTATTGGCTTTCTTTACGGCAAAAAAGATATCTTGCTAGCAATGCCTCCTTTTATGGGTGGTGGCGAAATGATTGATGAAGTATTTCTCGATCATTCTACATACGGCGATTTACCCCATAAATTTGAAGCGGGGACACCTGCCATTGGTGAGGCGATCGCGCTTGGTGCAGCAGTAGATTATCTTAATAGTATTGGCATGGATAAGATTCATGACTATGAAGAAGAACTTACTGCCTACTTGTTTGAGCAACTAGAAACCATTCCTAACCTGAGAATTTACGGCAAAAAACCCACCTCAGATGGTAAAGGTAGAGCAGCATTAGCAGCCTTTAACGTGCCAGGAATCCATGCCAGCGATTTGGCCACTTTACTAGATCATGATGGTATTGCCATTCGTTCTGGTCATCATTGTACCCAACCCTTGCATCGTATATTTAATGCTTCTGGTAGTGCTAGAGCAAGTCTATATTTTTACAATACCCGCGAAGAAATTGATGCGTTTGTCGTAGCTTTGAAAAGTACGATTGAGTTTTTCCAGAGTATGAATGAATAAGTAAAGACGTAGGTAGTAGCTAATAAATAAAGCTAAAGCCTAATTATTAGTAATATGTAATAAAATTATCAGCCAAGAAATTTTTCTATTGACTTAGGAAGGAAATGAATAAGAGCAAATCATTATTAGAATATATAGATATAGTAAATGTCTATAAAGCTAAAAGCTAAAGACCAATTAATTTGCCTTTTCAACAGATAAATAAAATATACAACATGACTACAGCAGCTACAGCAACAACAGAACAGTTAAAAAGCGCGATCGCAGCTTATAAAGACAAGGTAGACTACTTAGAAATTCGCGTCGAGCAAAGCGAGTCTACAGGGCTTTCCTTTCGCGGTAAACAGTTAGACTCCGTAGATCGTAGTTTTTCTCTAGGAGGCGGAATTCGTGCCTGTTATAAAGGTGGCTGGAGTTTTGTTACCTTTAATGGCTTAAAAGAGCTTAACGAAAGAATTGAAGAGGCAATTTCTCAAGCGAAGCTAGTAGGCAAGGAAGAAACGCAACTAGCAACAGTTGAACCTATAGAAGATTATGTCCCAGAAGAGATTAAGCGCGATCCCCGTGAAGTTTCTCTACAGGATAAGCGTAAACTGTTAGAAGCTTATAATCAAATCTTGTTAGATTTCGATCCTCGCATCCAAACTACAATGGCAAGTATCGGCGATCGCTTTGCGACTAAAACTTTTATTAATTCTACTGGTAGCTGTATTGTTCAAGAAAGGTTAGATGTTAATGGACGCTTTGCGGCGATCGCCAAAGGTGAAGATGGTATAGTGCGTCAAGGTTTTGAGTCGGTTCATTCTCGTAATGACTTTAATGCTTTGGTCGGCATTGAAGATCGCGTTAAAGGCGCAGCCGAGCGAGCAGTCAGGCAATTAGAGGCAAAATCTGTCAAAGGTGGCCAGTATACGGTAGTTCTCGACCCTTACCTATCTGGTGTATTTATTCACGAAGCTTTTGGACATCTCTCAGAAGCCGATTTTGTTTATGAAAATCCTCAAATGCAAGAGTTGCTAACCTTAGGTAAGCCGATGGGAATCAAGCAGTTAAACGTAGTTGATGATGCTACTATGGAAAACCTGCCAGGATCGATGAAATATGATGATGAAGGTGTCCCAGGGCAGCGCAAGCATTTAATTAAAAACGGTGTTTTGAGCGAACGTCTGCACTCCCGCGAGACAGCAGGAAAGATGGCGGAAGCACCTACAGGTAATGCTAGAGCCATCCGCGCTAACTATCCTCCCATTGTGCGCATGACTAATACCGCTATTGAACCAGGAGACACTCCGTTAGAACAAATGTTTGAGGGAATTGAAGAAGGTGTCTATGCTGTCAGAATGCTCGGTGGACAAACCAATGGCGAAATGTTTACCTTCGCAGCAGCGGAGGGCTATATGATCCGTGATGGAAAAATTGCTGAACCAGTCAGCGATGTAACTTTATCAGGGAATGTGTTTCAAACGCTGCAAGATATAGATGCAATTAGTAGCGATACTCTATATACCAATGGGGGGTGTGGTAAAGGTGGGCAAATGCCATTGCCTGTAAGCGTTGGTGGTCCTCACATTCGGATTAGAAATGTCGTGGTTGGTGGAAGATAAATTGAATTAAAAAAGCTAAGAAAAGAAACACTTTGAGCAAGGAAGCCCGCGTCCTAAAGGACGACGCGAAGCGCGACACGAAGTTAGTCCGTGCATGATAAGCGGAGCAGCGCGGTCTTGGGCTTTGCCCAAGTATAGCGATATCCGAAGGTGTATCCTTTAGGACTGCTTCAAGAAGCTTCGAGACCGAAGGGCGGAGTGCGGTTTATCCGTGAATCCGCGATTGGCAAATGCTTACTTCATACCGCTTCGCGTCCTAAAGGATTCGCTAAAGGGTATATGCGTAGCGGTATCTTTTAGGACACCTTCGGATAAGCCCTTCGCGTTACACGAAGCTAGTCATGCACGGGCATATCGCCGAAGGGCGTTTACCCTCAAAGCTATAAGGGCAAGCATCGCATAGTTTGATGCAAGGGCGACGCGAAGGACGCGCCTCCAGGCGCTAATCCTTTAGGGCTAGTGTGACCGAAGGGCGGAGTGCGGTTTATGCGTGAATCCGCGATTGGCTTTAGTGCAAGTCTTGCTGTTGTACGTCATACATCAAATCATCAACGCGCTGAATCTCTACTGAATTATCAATAATCAACCTAAACTCGGGATAAGCTGAAAGGCTTGTGTTTTCGTTCTCTGCCAAACTGTTATTTTCCTGGAATTTTTAAGAAGCGATTAGCGATTAGCTTTCATAACCCTTAAATTGCCTTAACCCGAACTGAGGTTAATTAGTTTTCTTCAAATAGTTCTTCGCCCAAAAATTCTCTAATTTCTTTATCTCTCAACAGGCAGCTATCTTTTATCTGTTGACATGATTCACCTTCTGGAGACTCTGATAATACTACCGCAACCAAAGATTTACGCTCAGATTGAGACTGTCTAAGCTGCTTTACTTCTTGTTCTAAAGACTCGATGCGATCGACTAAAGTACGAATAACTGCTGCTTCTGAATCAGGTAAGTTGCCATGCTCTAATGGATCTACCTTAACTCCCGAACGGTATACTATTCTTCCAGGGATACCAACTACGGTGCAGTTAGAAGGCACATCTCGTAATACCACCGAACCTGCTCCAATACGCACATTGTTGCCAATTTGTATATTGCCCAAGACTTTTGCCCCACCGCCAATAACAACATTTTCTCCCAATGTCGGGTGACGTTTACCTGTTTCTTTTCCTGTTCCCCCTAAAGTAACTCCCTGATAAATTAAAGAGTAATCGCCGATGATCGCTGTTTCGCCGATAACTACCCCCATACCGTGGTCGATAAATACACCTTTACCAATTTGCGCTCCTGGATGAATTTCAATTCCTGTGAAGAAACGAGCCAGATGAGAAATTAAGCGGGGAAAGAAAGGAATGCCTACTTTAGATAACCAGTGAGCCAAGCGATGTAAGAAAAGAGCCTGTAAACCTGGATAACAAACTAAAACCTCAAGCCAGTTGCGGGCTGCGGGGTCGCGTTCAAAGATGATGCGAAAGTCAGCTACTAGTGAGGAAAGCATCAGTTATTATCCTTTATTGACTAATGTTTGATATCAACGAAACTATTTTATCTTTTTCATGGCATTTCTGAACTCTGTAATTTGGTGTAAAAACACACCATTTGTAATTAATGCTTTCTGGTGAATACTAATTGGCTCTATTGAGTTATTTTTTGATTTTCTCTAGACTTACAGCTATTAGCTTTTGGCGCGATCGCTTTTTTACGCCTTCGACTAAAACAGAAAACAGGTATTATATGTATTATGTATATTGATTTGGTAATAGCTGGCAGTTAGAGCAAAAAATGAAATTGCCGAAGCAAAATTTAATCACAATCCACGATTAATCATCACCAACTAAAAAATATTGATGATTTTGCTAGAGTGTTTTCAACACTTCTGCATTTTGAATTAGCCATTTTTCCCCCTGACGCACAAGCTGATAGCGGACTAATAAATTATCATCATAGGATTGAGCATTATCTAACTTTCCTGATTGATAATGTTTAGCGATTTCCTGAACTTCCGCTTCTACAGTTGCTTTGTTGCGATCGCTGGGATTAATCGTTGCCGAACGCATGATCAGATTATGCTGATACTCCCGATAAAAATTTCCTGCTTGATAAGCAGCAGCGCGATCGCGCCAGGTAGTCAACAATGGTTCTGCCAAAATATTATTTAACTGGTCAATTTGATGTTCTTTGCCAAAAGCTGCTGATTTGCTACTCAACCAGTTGTCAATCAGCTGCTGCGATTGTTCGGCAAAGGTTAATTTTGGTTGAGCTGCAACGGGTATGGTCTTTTTGGATGGTAACTCAATAGTGGGCTGATCGACGGCAATCATCAACTGTGCCTCGTTAGCCGTTTTAATGCTGGGAGAAAGAAACAGCTTCATAGCAATATATCCCAGCGTACCTACGCCAACAACTAAACTAATCACAAACAACCAGCCTTGCCAAATGGTAGCAGGACTGCGCTTGTTTTGACGCGAAACTCTGCGTTTTGCTGTTCCCTCCGCTTTTTGCATAACAGATGGCCCAACAGCTCTGGTTTGGGCTTGAGGTTGAAGTGGTAGCGAAAGAGACTTCTTGGCTGGAAAATTTTGCTTAGGAGTATTACGATTTGGTGGAACAGGACGATATCCTGGTTCGGACGTAGCTGGCGCAACTCGATGATTGCGCTCAATGGTTGCAGTTCCTATACTTGAAGGAGTGGTAGCCGCACCGACTAGCTCTGTTTGAGCTTGGGCAACGTGGTTTGATGACCTGACTCTAGCTGAGGCTGCTTTTTCGGCAGAAAAAAAATTTCGCCATAAAGCCCTAATTCTTCTGAGCGCAGTTTCAGACTGATTGCCACTTTCAACAATAGACTTTTGCTGTTTTGGAGTTTTAGCTATAGACGCTTTGGCTGTAGTAAATGTGGCTGGCGGGGCTAATTCTTCTAAATAGTCTTGCACTTGGCGATCGCCAAAATATTCTTTTAAAGTTAATTGAGTTGCTGCTAAATCGCTAAATTGAGCAATAACATCTTCCTGTAGCCATTTTTCGCCATAAAAACATAATCCTGGTAATAAATCTGAGCTACCCAAACAGTGTTGCTGAACCTGCTCTACTTTGCTGGTATCTTGAGCATTTTTTAGTTTATCAATCGCTTTTTCTGTGTGTCCCAATAGCAAAGCCGATATTGCCTGTTCCCAACCGACATCTTGTTGTTCACTCAAACTATCTAGTTTTCTTTGGGCGCGCAGAACTAGTTCTGGTTGTTTTAAGCTGAATCCTCGCCCCAAAAGCGCATAAACTGCTAAATAATTAGCGATCGCCGAATCGCTTTGATCTTCGCGATCAAATAGTTGCTGTTGTTCGGCTGAGGTTAAGTAGGTTCTTAGCTGTTGCACAAAACACAAGAACTGATCGAAACTTAAACCAGAGCGATCTGACCCTTTGCCTTCTATACCTTGACGTTGAAGCAGCATTTCTCGCAGCAATTTAAAACCTTTGGCTCTTTCAGCAGACTGAGCAGAATTTTGAGAAATTAATTCTAAAACTCGATAAGGACGTAGTTTGTATAAATCTAGCTGCAATTCTTCTTTTAAATGAGCAAATAAATTTTCTTGGTTAAGTATGTCTATCCCCATTTGACCAGAAACAGCAGCATTTTCATATTCTCCTCGATGCCATTGTTCGCGACCTAATTCTAGATAAGCTAAAGCTAAAGAAAGAATTAGATCCTCTTTGGTAGTATCAATCGAGACTTCATCCTGCTCTTGCGATCGCAAATCGAATTGTTGGTTATTAAAATAATCAATTCCGATCTTGAGAACTAGCTCGTATTCACCCAGTTCATGTAAGATTAACAATCCTCCTATCAATTGATTTGAGGGGATTTCAATTGTCGGATTTGCTAGAGGAATTGTGGCAACGTCTTCAACAACTTCAACAATTTCTGAGTCGGCTGCTTTCACTGCTTCTTCTTGTGGCTCAGAAATTGACCAAGACTGTATATTGAGCAAAAATTGAGCATCATAGGTTGCTCTTTGCCCTAAGTCCGACAAAACTTGATAGGAATGTTGAATTAATTCTTGACGAGCTAAAATTGCTGGTTCACTATATTCACGGCGGGGCTGTTGCAGGAGACGATCGCGATAAGCTTGCTCTAATTGCTCTGGAGTAGCTTTGACAGGTACGCTCAGTATACGGTAATAGTCGAGGGGGATTCGCACGATGATAAGTTCCTCTGGACGGCTTTAACGTCCTGGTAAGTGACAAGTTAGTGAAAGAATAAGTAATAGCCAAACTGTTGTAGCTTTTCTAGCAACTCGAACAGTTTGGCAAGCTTGATAAATCTGATGTTTTTGCTTTTTGCCAGCATTCTAACTCAGTTTTAGCAAACTGTATAAAATATTCAAATTGAGTTGAAAAAAAGATGACTAACCGTAAACTTTGTTAAAAAATTATGAACCAAAATCAACCAAAGATAATTGTGATTGATGATGATCCGACTGGATCTCAGACGGTACATGGTTGTTTGCTATTAATGCAGTGGGATGTGGCAACTTTAACTACAGGCTTACTCGATAGCGTGCCGATTTTTTTCATCCTCAGTAATACCAGGGCAATGAGTCCTGATGAAGCAGCAGCAATTACTCAAGAAATCTGTCACAATCTAAAAATTGCGATCGCCGAGATAGGCATCAAAAACTTTTTAATAGTTAGTCGTTCCGACTCCACATTACGGGGACACTATCCCATTGAAACTGATGTAATTGCTGAAGAGCTAGGTGGTTTTGATGCTCATTTTTTGACTCCTGCTTTTTTTGAAGGAGGCAGAATTACCGTCGATCACACTCATTATCTCTTAATTGATGGAGTAAAAACTCCTGTCGCCGAAACAGAGTTTGCTCGTGACTCGGTGTTTGGCTATAGTCATAGCTGTCTTCCTGACTACGTTGCCGAAAAAACTCAGGGCAAGATTCCTAGTTCCCAGGTGGTTAAATTTAACCTGTCTGATATTCGCAGTGGTCAAATTTACCAACGCCTATTACAGTTAACGAACAATCAATGTGTGGTTGTGGATGGAGAAACTCAAGCAGATTTTGATTTATTCGCTCAAGCAGTTTTACAGGCTACAGGCGAAGGTAAACGTTTTTTGTTTCGTTCTGCCGCTAGTTTACTAAGTTCTTTAGCACAGTTAGGACAACAGCCAACACCAGCAGAAAAGATGGCGCGCTATCGACCAACAAACAACCCTGGGATAGTTTTAGTAGGTTCTCATGTACAGAAAACCACACAACAGCTAAGCCAACTGTTGCAACAAGATCGGGTAGCTGGAATTGAGATTGATGTAGTGCGTTTGCGCGATCGCCCTCAGGATCGAAATACGATTCTTCAAGAAACTTTAGATACAGTGAACCAGATATTTGCTCAGGAAAAAACTCCCGTTATTTATACCAGCCGTCAAGAATTAAGCTTTGTTAATATTCAACAGCGTTTAGAATTTGGCACAATTGTTTCTGCACTTCTCATGGATGTAGTTCGTGGTTTGCCAAAGTCAATCGGGTTTTTGATTAGTAAAGGTGGAATTACTTCTAATGACGTACTCAGTGTCGGTTTAAACCTAACGCTAGTTAGACTTTTAGGACAAATTTTACCAGGATGTTCCGTGGTTCGTACCGAGGCGACTCATCCCCAATTTCCCAACTTACCAGTAGTTTTATTTCCAGGCAATGTAGGCGATCGAGATAGTTTAGTTGCTGCTTGGCATCGCTTAAGAAACTTGTAATCTTTCATCAAGAGAAATTTACGTTAATATGTGAAGCGTGAAAACAGAACTACCTAAAAAGTAGATATACGTAGATATACGGATGATCGGGATTGTTGCATGACTTTCGAGCCTACTATCTCTCTGGATAAAATTGACGATCTACCTGATTCGTCTCCTCTAGTTAGTCGCTATTCGCAAATTTACCTAAAAAACGACGGTGAACAGATCCTACTGATTCTGCCGACTCAAGCCGAAATAAATTCTGATTTACCTTGGTCAGAAACTTGGCAAGAACTAAAACATCTGTTAAAAACCAAGGAGCAGTCTTGGCAGATAGGAACAAATGTGTGCTTAGTTGCTAAAGATCGGCTGCTTGACTCTAGACAACTACAAACCATTGCCGAAACTCTTAATGATGTCAAACTTTCTCTGTCAACAGTTAGTACTAATCGAAGGCAGACGGCGGTAGCTGCTGCTACTAGCGGTTACTCTGTACAGCAGAAAATTTCTGCCCAACCGTTAGTAGAGAATCAGACTGATTTAAAAGATGTTATCTCTCCCACCCTGGCAGAGCCACTATATTTACAAAGTACAGTTCGCTCTGGAGTCGAAATACGTCATCCTGGAACAATTGTGATCTTTGGTGACTTAAATCCTGGCGGAAAAGCGATCGCAGCGGGGGATATTTTAGTCTGGGGTCGCTTGCGGGGTATTGCCCACGCAGGAGCGCAAGGAAACCATCAATGTCGAATTACGGCGTTGCAAATGGAATTTACTCAACTGCGGATTGCCGATGCTGTTGCTCGAGCGCCTAAATTAAGACCTAGATGCTTATCACCAGAATTGGCTTTCATCACTATAGATGGAATTCGTTTAGCTAATACCTCAGGGTTCGCTAAACGCTATATTTTTTCATCATCAAAAAAGGCATGGGTTGAAAAAAACCAAGCAAAATAACTACAGCTACACAAATCGTAAGCAAGTAATATGAGTCGTATAATTGTTGTTACTTCTGGTAAAGGAGGAGTTGGTAAAACCACAACTACCTCCAACTTGGGAGCTGCACTGGCCAAACATAATCGTTCTGTAGCTCTCATTGACGCTGATTTTGGATTAAGAAATCTAGACTTGTTGCTGGGACTGGAAGAGCGTGTAGTCTATACTGCCATAGACGTACTGGCTGGAGAATGCCGCTTAGCACAGGCTTTGGTTAAGGATAAACGCCTTAAAGGTTTAGTGTTGCTTCCAGCAGCGCAAAATCGCAATAAAGAATCGGTTCAGCCAGAGCAAATGAAAAAACTAGCTACTGCTTTGGCTAAAGGTTATGATTACATTCTCATTGATTGCCCAGCAGGTATTGAACTAGGTTTTCGCAACGCTATTTCTGCTGCCGAAGAAGCTTTAATCGTCACAACTCCTGAAGTTGCTGCGGTACGAGATGCTGACCGCGTTATTGGCTTACTAGAAGCAGAAGGTGTTAATAAAATCAGCCTTATTGTCAATCGAGTCAAACCTTTGATGATTGAGGAAAACAAAATGATGAGTGTAGAAGACGTGTTGGAATTATTGGGCGTACCTTTAATCGGCGTTGTTCCTGATGATGAAAAAGTAATTGTAGCTACCAACAGAGGAGAACCCTTAGTTTTGGGAGATGTTGAATCTGTTCCTGCAAAGGCATATTCAAACATCGCTCGGCGGTTAGAAGGAGAAAAGGTACCATTCCTTGACTTGATGGCAAATCAGGGAAACCTTTTGTCTCGTCTACGTCGAATGTTTGGTGGTTAGTTAGAAATTACTCTGTAAGCTCACAGAGCTAAATCTGACTATCTAACTATTGGTCAATAAACAAGACATTGGTTTGAGACAAGGTTAAACACTTTTGTGGATCAATACCATTGATTATGTTCGTTTTTCCCTATGCAAACCGTGTTAAACATGATTAAAAGGTTTCTGGAAATGCTTTTTCCCTGGAATAATAACGCTAACAGTCGAAATCACGCTAAAAGCCGTTTAAAACTGATTATTGCTCACGATCGCGCCAGCATTAATCCAGACATAATGGAGGCAATGCGTGAAGAAATTTTAGATGTAGTCGCTCGCTATGTTGAGGTAGATCGAGAAGAAATGGAATTTTCTCTTTCTAACGATCAGCGTATGACTTCCTTGACTGCCAACCTGCCAATTCGTCAAATTAAACGCATGAACGATCTCAAAGAACAAGTTAAGAAAGAGACTTCTGTTGACTTGCAAAAAATCGAGTTAGTTGAAATAGATCGAGAGGCTGAAGCCAATGCTCAATCAAAATAACTAGTTTTTACGGTAAATCTGTGTCTAACTCAATAGACATCTTAGTCTAACTTTTAGTGTCAATATCTATTAAAGTAGCTAGTAATTTTGAAGTTAAGTTAGTTAGATGCGACAACAAAAATACGCGATTGTGATGAATGATTAACGCTTAGATTATTGTTAGTTTGTAGTATCAGTCTATTTGATGTTTGAAACAAATGCTTGCTTAACCTAGATGAATGCTGTCTAAATTTGATTCACTGAGTATATTTCTGGACA from Coleofasciculaceae cyanobacterium includes:
- the minE gene encoding cell division topological specificity factor MinE, producing the protein MIKRFLEMLFPWNNNANSRNHAKSRLKLIIAHDRASINPDIMEAMREEILDVVARYVEVDREEMEFSLSNDQRMTSLTANLPIRQIKRMNDLKEQVKKETSVDLQKIELVEIDREAEANAQSK
- a CDS encoding IMS domain-containing protein; its protein translation is MRIPLDYYRILSVPVKATPEQLEQAYRDRLLQQPRREYSEPAILARQELIQHSYQVLSDLGQRATYDAQFLLNIQSWSISEPQEEAVKAADSEIVEVVEDVATIPLANPTIEIPSNQLIGGLLILHELGEYELVLKIGIDYFNNQQFDLRSQEQDEVSIDTTKEDLILSLALAYLELGREQWHRGEYENAAVSGQMGIDILNQENLFAHLKEELQLDLYKLRPYRVLELISQNSAQSAERAKGFKLLREMLLQRQGIEGKGSDRSGLSFDQFLCFVQQLRTYLTSAEQQQLFDREDQSDSAIANYLAVYALLGRGFSLKQPELVLRAQRKLDSLSEQQDVGWEQAISALLLGHTEKAIDKLKNAQDTSKVEQVQQHCLGSSDLLPGLCFYGEKWLQEDVIAQFSDLAATQLTLKEYFGDRQVQDYLEELAPPATFTTAKASIAKTPKQQKSIVESGNQSETALRRIRALWRNFFSAEKAASARVRSSNHVAQAQTELVGAATTPSSIGTATIERNHRVAPATSEPGYRPVPPNRNTPKQNFPAKKSLSLPLQPQAQTRAVGPSVMQKAEGTAKRRVSRQNKRSPATIWQGWLFVISLVVGVGTLGYIAMKLFLSPSIKTANEAQLMIAVDQPTIELPSKKTIPVAAQPKLTFAEQSQQLIDNWLSSKSAAFGKEHQIDQLNNILAEPLLTTWRDRAAAYQAGNFYREYQHNLIMRSATINPSDRNKATVEAEVQEIAKHYQSGKLDNAQSYDDNLLVRYQLVRQGEKWLIQNAEVLKTL
- the minC gene encoding septum site-determining protein MinC gives rise to the protein MTFEPTISLDKIDDLPDSSPLVSRYSQIYLKNDGEQILLILPTQAEINSDLPWSETWQELKHLLKTKEQSWQIGTNVCLVAKDRLLDSRQLQTIAETLNDVKLSLSTVSTNRRQTAVAAATSGYSVQQKISAQPLVENQTDLKDVISPTLAEPLYLQSTVRSGVEIRHPGTIVIFGDLNPGGKAIAAGDILVWGRLRGIAHAGAQGNHQCRITALQMEFTQLRIADAVARAPKLRPRCLSPELAFITIDGIRLANTSGFAKRYIFSSSKKAWVEKNQAK
- a CDS encoding four-carbon acid sugar kinase family protein gives rise to the protein MNQNQPKIIVIDDDPTGSQTVHGCLLLMQWDVATLTTGLLDSVPIFFILSNTRAMSPDEAAAITQEICHNLKIAIAEIGIKNFLIVSRSDSTLRGHYPIETDVIAEELGGFDAHFLTPAFFEGGRITVDHTHYLLIDGVKTPVAETEFARDSVFGYSHSCLPDYVAEKTQGKIPSSQVVKFNLSDIRSGQIYQRLLQLTNNQCVVVDGETQADFDLFAQAVLQATGEGKRFLFRSAASLLSSLAQLGQQPTPAEKMARYRPTNNPGIVLVGSHVQKTTQQLSQLLQQDRVAGIEIDVVRLRDRPQDRNTILQETLDTVNQIFAQEKTPVIYTSRQELSFVNIQQRLEFGTIVSALLMDVVRGLPKSIGFLISKGGITSNDVLSVGLNLTLVRLLGQILPGCSVVRTEATHPQFPNLPVVLFPGNVGDRDSLVAAWHRLRNL
- the minD gene encoding septum site-determining protein MinD; this encodes MSRIIVVTSGKGGVGKTTTTSNLGAALAKHNRSVALIDADFGLRNLDLLLGLEERVVYTAIDVLAGECRLAQALVKDKRLKGLVLLPAAQNRNKESVQPEQMKKLATALAKGYDYILIDCPAGIELGFRNAISAAEEALIVTTPEVAAVRDADRVIGLLEAEGVNKISLIVNRVKPLMIEENKMMSVEDVLELLGVPLIGVVPDDEKVIVATNRGEPLVLGDVESVPAKAYSNIARRLEGEKVPFLDLMANQGNLLSRLRRMFGG